The genomic interval CAACCACACTCGCCATCGGAGGGGCTGGCTGCCCATCCTGCGGAATACCACCAATATGCATTTTTTTACCCAAAGGCTCCTTCCAGTTCATTCGTTTCACTGTAGCTTCATTAATTAAAACGCCATAGGTTGTATCTGCCGGAACATCTGCTGAAAAATCCCGGCCTTGTATAATTTTCATACCCAGGGCTTTAATATAGTCATGATCAATTCCCATGGGTCTAAATGCTAATTCTTTTACACCTGCATTGGTTTCTACCGCAAAAATCACCCGTCCGCCTATGTTGCTAGTAGGGGAGGAAGCCGTCGCTACATTCTTGATTTTAGGATTAGCCAGTAGGGTATTCCGGAAAGCAGTATAACTACTACGCGATTGGCCTTGCCCAAAAGCAATGGTAAGCACCTGCTGCTTATCGTATCCCAGGTCTTTTTCCCGCATATAATTCAGTTGTTCGAATACTACCCAGGTACAGATGAGCATAATCAGGGAAATAGAAAATTGCATCACCACCAGTATTTTGCGGAACAATACATTGCCTCCTTTGGTAGTTAAAGCACCTTTCAGCACTGCCGCCGGCTCGAACGAAGACAAATAAAAAGCCGGATAACTCCCGCTGATAATGCCGGTAAAAATGACAATTCCCAGCGCTAATAACAGGAATTGTGGTTGCAGTAAGTAAGAAAACTGGATTTCCTTATCTGCCACCGTATTGAAGAAAGGGAGCAAGGCCAGAACCAGTATAAAACTCATGGCCAGTGCCAGCAAGGTCATCAGTAAAGATTCAGTGAGAAACTGTGCCCGGAGTGTGCTTTTTAGCGAACCCAGTACTTTACGGATGCCTACTTCTTTGGCCCGTTTAGCTGACCTGGCAGTGGCTAAGTTCATATAATTGATACTGGCAATCAGCAGCATAAAAAAGGCAATGGCACTAAAGGTATATATATAGCCGATGTCGCCATTGGTTTCGCCTTCGAGTTTAGAATATAAATGAACCCGTTCAATGGGCTGCAATTCATAATTGATTTTTATACCCATCCGTCCAAAAATCTCCTTTACATACTTGTCGTAAATTTGGGGGAATTTGGCTTCCAGGTCTTTGGAATTATAGTTTTCCGGTAGTTCTACATAGGTCGATACATAAAATCCTCCCCAATTAATATTCGTTCTTTCGCTCCGGCCTAAAGAAAGCAAGGCATTAAAAGTAAAATGTGAGTTTTTGGGTACATCTTCAATCACACCAGTAACTTTATAAACAGTAGTATCATTGGTTTGCAGGGTTTGCCCCAGTGCACTGGTATTTCCGAAAAACTTTTTAGCTGTACTCTGGGTAAGCACCATGCTGTTAGGTGCATCTAAGGCAGTAGCTGGTGTGCCTTCTATAAAATTGTAGGTAAATACATCAAAAACCGTAGAATCGGCAGCGTAGATATTTTCTTCAAAAAATTGCTTCTCGCCCTGCTGAAAAGCAACCCGTCCATATGGGAAAAACCGGACTACATTTTCTACCACCGGATAATCCTGTTTCAGCGCAGGCCCCAGAGAAGGTTGTGTAACGGCCCATCCGAATGATTTATCCGGCTCCTGAATCTGCGAAACAACCCGGTAAATTTTATTCGCTTTTGTATGATACTTGTCATAGCTCAACTCATCGGTTACATACAAGAGCAGCAGCAAACTACAGGTGATGCCAATGGTAAGTCCCAGTACATTGATAAAGCTATAAAATTTGTCTTTCAGGACAGACCTGATAGCAACTGTGATATAATTTCTAAGCATGGCGTTTGTTGGTTTAACTAGGATAGTCTGGAACCTGGATTTACACTAATCCGCTGATAATTGTTTCTTGCTGATTGTTAGTAATATATTGTAAATCACTGATTTACATGCAAATGAAAACTTCATTCTACACTTAATTTAATAGTAATAGAAATTTCTTCACACTTTTAAATCCTGTTAATCTTTAAATCTGTGTAAGCCTGGTTCCAGACAGACATTACTCATTCCGCAAGCTCTTCACCGGATTGCTCAAAGCCGCTTTAATAGACCGGAAACTCACTGTGCCCAGTGCAATCAGAAGGGCAAGTACACCAGACAAAGCAAACATCCACCAGGCAATCTCAATACGGTAAGCAAAGCTTTCGAGCCACTGGTACATCATATACCAGGCAATGGGCGAGGCGATTATAAAAGAAAGCAATACCAGTTTGAGAAAATCTTTCGATAGCAGTACTGTAATACTGCTTACAGAAGCCCCTAACACTTTGCGGATGCCTATCTCTTTCGTGCGTTGCTCAGCCGTGAAGGTGGCCAGACCAAATAATCCCAGGCTGGCAATACATATGGCAAGTACCGTAAATGCCAGCGTAATACCACCGAATTTTGCTTCTGCCTGATATAGCCTGTTGAGGTTTTCATCGAGGAAGGTATATTCAAATGCCCTGTCGTTTATGGCATTGTTCCATTCTTTCTCAATAAAATCAATCACCGGTGCTGCATCTCCCGGAGCTACCCGAACCGCCATAAATTTAATGAAGAACTGATTTGCCGGGTCGGTGACCGGTGGGCCAACCAGTACCAAAGGCGTAATATCCTGGTGCAGGGAGGTGGCATGAAAATCTTTGGCTACGCCTACAATTCTGACAGCCCCTTGCAGGGAATCAGCTCTGAATTCACCCATTTTTTTTCCAACAGCATCCTGTGCCGATGGCCAGTACAGGTATCTTAGCATAGCCTCGTTTACGATCACTTCCCGTATTAGCGGATCAGGTTTATGTTCCTCAGAAAATCCTCGTCCGGCAATGATGGGAATATTAAAGGTTTCGGTAAAATCTTCGCGTACGACCAGCCTTGAAAAAAGCAGTTCTTCCGTTTTGCCTTCGGGTTGGTAATGGCCGGTATTATGACCTCTTCCCAGCACTTCTTCCATAGCTGTTATACTTACAATGCGGGAGTTTTGCAGGAGCCGCTTTTTAAAGTCATTGAAACGGTGAATGGTGGAAATAGCCGAGCGGTTGATGGGAATAATCAGTACCTGTTCTTTATCAAAACCCAGATTGGCCTGCTGCAAATGTCCCAGCTGGAAATAAGCCACCATGGTGCCAATAATTAGTAAAATAGACAGCGAAAATTGCAGCACCACCAGCGTTTTTCTCAGCAAACCGCCCCTGGCGCTTTTTGTTATGGAAAATCCTTTTAACACGAGCAATGGCCTGAATGCCGATAAGTAAAAGGCCGGGTACATTCCAGAGAGTAATCCTACTATTAGAGCAATCAATAGTCCGGCTGGCAACAATATGGTAATTTCCTGTGCGTTCAGGTGAAGATCTCGGCCGGAGAAACTACTGATGACAGGAATGGCTAAGAATACAAGTCCAATGGCAATGATCCAGGCTATGATGGCGAGTAAGACGGATTCACTTAAAAACTGAGTAACCAGCTGATTCTTTTGAGAACCCAATACTTTGCGTACGCCTACTTCTTTGGCCCGGTTGGCCGATCGGGCAGTGGTCAGGTTCATAAAGTTGATGCTGGCAATAAACAGGATAAACAGGCCGATCACCGAAAATATATAGACATAGGAAATTTTGCTGGTAGGCTCAATTTCATTATAGAAACTGGAGTGCAGGTAAATATCTGTTAATGGCTGTAAACCTAGTTTCGTGTCATTTTTGATGATATCCGGAAAATACGTTTTTACAAAGCCCGGAAGCTGTTTTTCCAGTGTTGATCTGGCATTTTCCTGTTCTGGCAGTAGCACATAGGTCCAGGCCGGATTCCAGTACCAGCTGTTATACTGGGTTTCGTGGAGGATTTGTCTGAGGGTAATGAATGATACCAGAAAATCGAACTGAAAATGAGATTGTGCCGGAACCGGATTTATTACGCCAGTCACTTTCAGGTCATGCTTGTCTTCAAAGCGCAGGGTTTTTCCCATCGGATTTTCATCACCGAAATATTTTTTTGCCATTTCCTGGCTCAATACAATAGAGTTAGGTTCGAGTAATGCCGTACGGCGGTTTCCATCTTTGAGCGTGAAATCGAAAACCGTAAAAAAATCGGGGTCAGTAAAAAACAGGCGGGTTTCATTAAATCGCTTACCGGGGTCTGGTATATAGGCCAGATTCAGGGAAGGTGCATTGAAATTAAATAAACGCGCTGCCGCTTTCACCAGATCCGGATAATTTTGCTTGAGTGTTGGACCTACCGGAATGGATACACTGGCTGAAGCTTCGCCTACTCCTTCGGTATTGATCACTTCGGTAAGCCGGTAAATATGCGCTGACTGGCTATGAAAACGGTCGTAGGAAAGTTCTTTATATACAAACAAAGCGATCAGAAAGGCACAAGCCAGGCCGATGGAAAAACCGATCACATTGATGGAAGAGTAAACCTTGTTCTTTACAAAATTCCGGAAAGCAATAGTAAAATAATGTTGAAGCATAATTTTCTGGAACCGGGATTACATGGATTTAAAGATTAACAGGATTCTGTCTGGAACCACAAGTATTAGAATTATAAGAGTTACAGGATTAAATAATTTCACAATCTCATCCTGAAAATCCTTGCACCTGACAAATCCGGGTTCCAGGCATACTTACTCACTTCTCAGGCTTTTCACCGGGTTTGCCAGGGCCGCTTTGGCAGCTCTGTATCCTACGGTTAGCCAGGCAATCACCAGTGACAAAGCAATGGCTATAGCAAAAGCTTCTATACCCAGCGGAATACTATACTGGAAGTTTTCCAGCCAGTCGTGCATCAGATAATAAGCAGCCGGAGCAGCGATTACAAAGGCAAGTGTAATCAGCATGAGAAACTCTTTTGAAAGCAAAAATATGATACTTCCCACTGAAGCACCCAGCACCTTGCGGATACCAATTTCTTTGGTTTTTTGTACGGCCATAAAGGAAGCCAGTCCATATAAGCCTAAGCAGGAAATAAGAATCGCCAGTCCTGCAAAAATTTTGTAAGTAAGAGCCATCTGGTTTTCCTGCTCATAAAAGTTGGCAATGCTTTCATCCAGGAAGTTGCCATTGTATACAAATGCCGGAAAGGTTTCTTCCCATAAAGCCTGAATTTGTTTTACCGTTTTTTGCAGATTCTGCGGATGTATTTTTATGCCTGCCCGGTAATAATTCTCTTTGGCCGGGGTAATAACAAAAGGCTGTATTTCATCCCGGACAGAGCTGGCTTTAAAATCTTTTACCACGCCTACAATCGGTTTCCACTGCCCGCCTCCACCTAAGCGTATCGTTTTACCAATAGCCGACTGCATGTCAGTTACGCCCAGTTTTCTCAGCAGGGTTTCATTCACTACATAGCTAATGGCCGTATCACTTTCCTGAAAGCCATGACCGGCAACAAACTCCATTCCATAGGTAGAGAAATAATCAGCATCGGCATATTTCATCAAGGTGCCGAAATTAAGTTCTTCGCTGGAGTTGTTGAAATAGAAATTCCGTCCCCAGAAATTATCAGAAGAAGGCGGATCATTGGCTAAACTCACCGAACGGATAGCCGGGTTTTCGAGCAAGCGGTTTTTAAACGTCCGGAATTTAGTCTGGCTGAGGCTATCTGAGTTGAGTGGGACCATATACACTGCATCTTTGTTGAAGCCCAGTTCAATGTTGCGGATAAAATCCATCTGGCTTACCGCAATCAGAGTGCCTATAATCAGAATTTGTGAAATGGCAAACTGAACGACCACCAGGCTCCGGCGTAAGGGAACTCCGCCGATATTGCGGGCAGTAATTTTGCTTTTTAAAGCTTCTATGGGTTCAAAACCGGAAAGTATTAAAGCCGGATACATTCCGGAAAAAAAGCTCACGACCAGGGTGATTACTACCAGAAAAATAAGTACATAAGGATTTTGCAGCATTTCAATAGTTGAGGGCACATTAGAAATTTCCTGGATATAGGGGAGAGCCGCTGTTGCTATCAATGTAGCCAGCACTACTGCCATAAGAACTATTAAAGTGGTTTCTGCCAGAAACTGCCCCATCAACTGTAGCCGTACCCCTCCTAATACTTTCCGGATACCTACTTCTTTGGAGCGGCTGATAGCCTGTGCAGTAGCCAGGTTAATAAAGTTGATACATGCCATTATCAATACCAATACGCCGACCAGAGACAGAGTCCAGAGAGTAGATTTGCTGGTGAGGTGGTCGCCGAAATTACCAAAACGGGTATCAAAGTGAATGCCGCTTAGGGGCTGAATCAGATTATAGCGTTTTACTTGATTTCTGGATACATAATATTTCTCACCCAGCTTTTTTAAGGTATACTCCACATTTTCTGGCGAAAGGGTAGGAGGGAGCAGTACATAGGTCTGGTGGTTGCTGTGGATACTTCCCCATTCGGTGCTATACCCATAGCCAGGAGCATTTTTAAAAGTTTCGTAGGAAATGAGCACCTGAAGTGGAAAATCAGTATTCTGTGGCGAATCAGCGATAATGCCGCTCACGGTTAACACAAGGTTATTGTCCAGTTTGAGATACTGGCCCATTGCCTGTTTCCATTCTCCAAAATATTTTTCTGCCTGTCTCTGCGATAATACTACGGTATTGGGATTGCTCAGCGATTGTTTGGGATTACCAGAAAGCCAGGTTGCGTCAAAAATTTCAAAAAAATCGGGTTCTGTGAAAAAGATGCCTAACTCTTCCATAAATTTTCTGCCTGTAAACGCAGCATTAGCATCTTTGCCCATCACCGTGATCTGACTGCCAGTAATGGCATCTATGGCGGCTACTTTTTCCAGTTGAGGTATATCCTGCCGTAAAGCCACAGGCAAGGGCGTTGGCACACCAGGATTATGGCTGGCGTCTCCATCGGGAAATTTATCTTCTACCACTACCCGGTAAATCCGGTCGTACTTGCTATGAAATTTGTCGTAGCTGAGTTCAAACTGCACGACTGTAAAAATGAGCAGGCAAGCCGCAATTCCGATGGCCAGACCAGAAATATTGAGAATAGCATACCCTTTATTGCGGAACAGATTCCGGATTCCGATTATCAGATAATTCTTGAGCATAGGTGTTGGTTTTCGCTTTGGCGTATAGAAGTAGTCCTTTCAAAAACAGAAAGTACATCAAAATACAAAGTTATTTCAATAAACCTGCCTTGCTTTTTAGATGCTGATAATCAGAAATTTATATATGGAATTGTGTTTGTGTTCATCAATAAAAATGTCCGAAAACGTACACTTTTGTACGTATCCGGACAACTTTCAGAGAACGGGTTCATTAAGTATCAGATTGGAATTTCCGTAACCGGGATTATGCAGATTTTAAGATAGGCCGGATAAAAAATCTATACCTGTTCTTTGATTCAGGAAACTGGAGGCATCTAATAATCTTTCGATCATCCTCATCCTGTTACCGGATGATCAATCCCGGTTTACACCGGCATAGAGAGCAGCATCTTCTTCTGTGATCTGGGAGCCGCTCATAATCACGAGCCGTTCTACTACGTTGCGTAATTCACGTATATTCCCAGACCAGTGCAAATTCTGCAGGTAATCCAAAGCTTCCGGTGTGATCTTTTTAGGGGCATTTCCATAGTCTTCCGCAATATCTTTCAGAAATTTATCTACCAGCAGCGGAATATCCGACTTGCGTTCGTCCAAGGTAGGTACATGAATCAGAATCACACTCAGGCGGTGATATAAGTCTTCCCGGAAGCGGTTTTCAGCAATCTCTTTCTTGAGGTCTTTATTGGTAGCGGCCAGCACCCGTACATTTACTTTAATTTCTTTATCGCCTCCTACTCTGGTGATTTTGTGCTCCTGTAATGCTCTTAATACTTTTGCCTGTGCCGACAAACTCATATCTCCGATTTCATCCAGAAAAAGGGTGCCGCCACTCGCTTGCTCAAATTTTCCGATCCGCTGTTTTACGGCAGAGGTAAAAGAGCCTTTCTCATGGCCGAACAACTCACTTTCGATCAGTTCGCTGGGAATAGCAGCACAATTTACTTCCACAAGTGGTGCTTGTGCCCGGTTACTTTTTTCATGCAGCCACCTGGCTACCAGTTCTTTGCCCGAACCATTGGCACCGGTGATCAGTACCCGGGCTTCGGTAGGAGCTACTTTATCAATGGCATCTTTTACTTTGCGGATGGCCTGCGATTCACCTATAATATCGAACGTGCGGGTGATTTTCTTTTTCAGCACCTTAGTTTCAGTAACCAGGGTAGACTTATCCAGGGCATTCCGGACGGTGAGTAAGAGCCGGTTCAGATCGGGTGGTTTCTGGATGAAATCATAGGCTCCTTTTTTAGTGGCATCCACAGCGGTTTCGATGGTGCCATGGGCTGATATCATAATAAACTGCGTTTCTTTTCCCAGTTCAGCGGCCTTGGCGAGTACTTCCATTCCATCCATCTTGGGCATTTTAATATCACAGAGTGCCACATCGTAGTCATTTTTAGTCAACAACTCCAGGCCTTCTTCTCCATCTTTGGCTTCGTCGACCTGGTATTTTTCATACTCCAGAATTTCACGCAGGGTATACCGTATACTTTTTTCGTCGTCAATAATCAGAATTTTGGCCATGAAACAGTAATTTGAAAATGAGAAGATTGTAAATTTTGAAAATTAATAAGATTAGAGAAAACCATTCGGGTTTAAAATCTTCTAAGAGAACGTTTTGAAATATTATACTGGTTTTCTTTTAAGCAGTGTGTCAATAAAGGCTAATTGTAGCATAGCTTCCGAACTTTCTGTGCTTTTCTCAAAGTCACGGCTCAATCTACGCTTAAAATTGAGCCATCCGTAACTGCGTTCTACCACCCAACGGCCTCCTGCCGGCACAAAGCCCTTTACGCTTTCAGGCTTTTGTACAATTTCTACCTTCCATCCATAGTCTCTTTCTATCTCTTCTACAAAGGTATCTTTGTAGCCATTATCTGCTTTTAGTGTATGTAGGCGGCAAGACTTACCCTTCAGCTTAGCTGCTAACTCATAACCGGCTGTAGTGTCTGACACATGGGCGGCTGTTACATGCACAGCCCAAGGAATACCTAAACAATCCACTGCTAGATGTCTTTTTCTGCCATTCACCTTTTTGTTGCCATCTATGCCCTTGTCTTGGGAAGTAAACTGTACAATCTTTACACTTTGACTATCAATAGCTAACACGCTTGGCAAGGCTTGTCGGCCTGCTTTTTTTCTTTCTCTGATTGCTAAAAAAGCCAACAGCTCTTCGATGATGCCTCGCTTCTTCCACTGCCTGTAATGGTAATAAATGGTTTGCCAGGGTGGGTATTTACTTTCCATGTTGCGCCATTGACTACCTGTAGTAAGTAGCCATAGAATAGCATTAAGAATAACACGTTTGTCATGTTTGATTTTTCTTTGGTTATCTACTACTTCCTTGATAATTTCCCACTCACAATCAGTGAGTTCGAAGAATCTTTCTTGCATAAAACTTTTTGGTTGGACACCACAAGTTTACTCACTGATTCTTTCTTTTACCCTATTTCTATCCTTTCAAAACATTCTCTAATCTTATTAATTTTTTAATCTTGAAATAAAATAAAAAGCAAGCCTGTAAGCCGGGTTCTGTACTTTCCTGCGAAAGTTCTTATCATTTATCTAGGCCAGCCCTCACGGAGTGGCTCCATCAACCTACCCGCTGGCACCGGACGAGCCGCCCTTCAGCCCTGTTACAGGCTCGCCAGCTTATTTGGTCTTTCAACGCGTAAGGTTTACCTATGCCCTGTCTGTCGCCAGCCAGGCGGTGCGCTCTTACCGCACCTTTTCACCCTTACCTGGAGCTTAGGTGAATGAGTGATTGTGTGAATGAGCGATTAATTAAAACTCACTCAATTATTCGATTACTCATTCACCTACGCCCCTGGCGGTAATTTTCTGTGGCCCTGTCTGTCCCCCCGTTTCCGGAAGTCCTTCCCGTTAGGAAGTACGCTGCTCTGTGTTGCCCGGACTTTCCTCTCTCCCGCCTTTAGGCAGGACAGCGATAAGACGGCTTGCTTTCCTGCAAATATCTGTTCTTTAACCGGATTTTCAACGGCTTGGTTTCAATTTATATAAATGTGCCAGCAGCATGGAATATAATCCTGTACATGCTACTAAACATAACAAATCAATAAAAAAGGAGATACGAGTTCGCACCTCCTTTTAAAGTTACCAGATTATATATTTAGCGCTCTATCGCTTTACTATTCTTTGAATGTCTGTTTTACCCTCTTCACTTGCTGTTTTCACTATATATACACCTGTTTTCAGATGAGCCAGGTTAAGGGTGGTTTCTGCCCCTTGCGTAGTATTTTGATAGACTATTCTCCCTAAGTTATCTACTATAGTGATGTAAAGCTCTCCTGGCTGTGAAGTGGCGATGATCAGTGTACTTTCAAAAGGATTGGGATACAGGCTTACTTTGGCAGGAAGGCTTTCTGCTCCCGTTTCCTCTGAAGCGGCTAGTCTGGCTATCGCACTCACCCTGGTAAAGGAAGTGGTTCTGCCCCACAGTTCTGACAGGTTGGTTTTCACCCGTACATAATAGCGTTGATTAAGGACTAATTCAGGAAACACAGCATAATAGGTACCCGTGCTGAGCTTGCTTGCGGTGGTTTTAGTGATCACTCCTGTAGTAAAGTTAGCTGAGCTACTCACTTGCAAGGTGTAGGTAGTAGCCCCGGATACGGTGTTCAGATACAGGGAAGTGCCGGTGGTAGTGCCTCCATCACTAGGATTGACCACATAGGCACTGCCGGCAGCAGAAGCAGTGGTAAAGGAAGTCACAGGACCCCAGCACAAGCCAAGGTTAGTATAGACTCTCACATAATACTTCTGATTGAGTACAAGTTCAGGAAAAGAAGCATAATAGGTACCTGTGCTTAAGCGGCTTGAAGTAGTTTTAATGATGACTCCTGTAGTAAAGTCGGAAGAGGTACTTACCTGCAGGGTATAGGAAGAAGCCCCTGAAATAGTTTTTAGATACAAACTAGTCCCGCTTAAAGTGCCTCCACTGGAAGGATTGACCACATGGCTGCTTTGAGCAGTGTTGCTGCAGGAAACAGTAGGGCAGTTGAGAACTGAAATAGTAGCTTTGGAAGTAAGTTCCACAAGGGTACAGCCAGAGGCTTTGATAGCAAAGGTGTTATTGCCCACATTCAGACTTACGGCCGGAATAGTTAAGGTGATATCTCCTCCTCCTTGTACAGGATTGCCAACAGCAGAACTATTGAGATAAGCCTGATAGGAGATGCCTGCTTGCGTATTTTTGAGAGTAATGCTACTATCTTCGCCACTACAAATTGAAGTACTGCCTTGGACAAGTAGATTTTTATTTACAGCTTCACATGCCGTTGGATCATACTTCCACAACTCCACACCTGTTTTGCCATCATTGGCTGTAAAATATATTACTCCATTCACATTGGTTAATTGAGCAGGTTGAGCCCCTTCTGGACCCGGAAACAGATCGCTTACCAGGTTTGTACCGGCCGCCGTCCCATCGCTAGTCCATAATTCCATACCTGATTGGCCATCATTGGCTGTAAAATATAATCTGCCATTTACATTGATCAAATTTACTAGGGGAGATATAATTTCATAGGTAAATTCCTGTTTTACAAAAGTATTGGTGAGTTTTATTGTACCTGTTTGGGTGCCATCGCTTTTCCATAATTCCCGGTTGGTTCCCTCCTTGTCATCAACAGCCGTGAAGAACAGCGTTCCATTCACATTGGTTAAGTGCATGGGAGAAGAACTGCCGTGTGGATTGATATCTTTCACTTGAACGGTTCCAGCTTCAGTTCCATCACTTTTCCAGAGTTCCCACCCATCCTGGAATGTATTTTGAGCAACAAAAAATAAGGTGCCTTTTACATTGGTTAAATACTTAATCTGCCGGTAATCAACTCCAAATGGCATTTCCTTTACTTTTATGGTTCCTTCTGTGGTACCATCACTCTTCCACAATTGTCCGTTCGCTGTGAAATATACTGTGCCATTTACATTCACTACGTTATAAGTCCAAATTGATCCATTATCAATGATGTCCTTGATTTTAATAGTGCCTGCTTCCGTACCATCGCTTTTCCATAAACCAAAGCTTGGAGGAAGACTATTGTTCCAGGCTGTAAAAAATAAAGTACCATTGACATCTGTATAATTTGCAGAGTTAGGGCAGCAACCTCTTGGCATTAAGTATTTTACACGTACAACACCGGTAGCAGTTTCATTTATTTTATATAGATCCCCTCCACCGGCATTTGCGAAAAACAAAGTGCCGTTTACATTGGTCAAAGTTCCTATACTGTGACTGCCAGGCATAACAAGAGAGGTGCCTTCGGCAGTGCCATCACTTTTCCATAATGCATATCCTTCGCCAATAGGGGCAGGTGCCCGAATTGAGAAGAAAATGCTGTTATTTAATACGGTTGAATAACCAAAGTCGTACCCTAGAGGGCCAGGTGTAATATCTTTTACCAAACTAGTACCTGCAGCGGTGCCATTACTTTTCCAGAGTTCTTCTCC from Rhodocytophaga rosea carries:
- a CDS encoding ELWxxDGT repeat protein — encoded protein: MQLLLLASSTLMRGKHDKARLCLKFSFIVSLLFLCFSFSLAQPTLVKDINTAESSEFSQHGNLIQFNGTLYFTAFSPAFGMELWKTNGGEPVLIKDITPGSASSTISNLTVVNNTLFFTANTSGTDAQSVELWKTDGTLSGTTLVKDIKPGTAGSSPQDLVNMNGILFFSADDGVNGRELWKSNGSAAGTVLVKDISLVATNTAPINLTDVNGTLYFTIGSQLWKSNGTATGTLLVKEIGNSSNPGRLTNANGTLFFTAYETYTSNRIPGEYYDYYTLDGEFQLWKSDGNTNGTMNIKTIHMAQNSGYSYEDISMYPVFLQSINNIVFFTVSYGFNTYTLYKTDGTTEGTIGITTVGGNANSYDGYYSPLFTKVGNLLYFVSAQYLMRSDGTATGTFSVKNTGVKLHSITSANNNLYLSGAADGKVQLWKSDGTAAGTSLIKNSNKSGNGTTFNYLTYSGDNLYFIEKYFENSLQLWKSNGSETSTVPVVSTHPSTENSAPLLMSSLNGTIFFSADDGVHGEELWKSNGTAAGTSLVKDITPGPLGYDFGYSTVLNNSIFFSIRAPAPIGEGYALWKSDGTAEGTSLVMPGSHSIGTLTNVNGTLFFANAGGGDLYKINETATGVVRVKYLMPRGCCPNSANYTDVNGTLFFTAWNNSLPPSFGLWKSDGTEAGTIKIKDIIDNGSIWTYNVVNVNGTVYFTANGQLWKSDGTTEGTIKVKEMPFGVDYRQIKYLTNVKGTLFFVAQNTFQDGWELWKSDGTEAGTVQVKDINPHGSSSPMHLTNVNGTLFFTAVDDKEGTNRELWKSDGTQTGTIKLTNTFVKQEFTYEIISPLVNLINVNGRLYFTANDGQSGMELWTSDGTAAGTNLVSDLFPGPEGAQPAQLTNVNGVIYFTANDGKTGVELWKYDPTACEAVNKNLLVQGSTSICSGEDSSITLKNTQAGISYQAYLNSSAVGNPVQGGGDITLTIPAVSLNVGNNTFAIKASGCTLVELTSKATISVLNCPTVSCSNTAQSSHVVNPSSGGTLSGTSLYLKTISGASSYTLQVSTSSDFTTGVIIKTTSSRLSTGTYYASFPELVLNQKYYVRVYTNLGLCWGPVTSFTTASAAGSAYVVNPSDGGTTTGTSLYLNTVSGATTYTLQVSSSANFTTGVITKTTASKLSTGTYYAVFPELVLNQRYYVRVKTNLSELWGRTTSFTRVSAIARLAASEETGAESLPAKVSLYPNPFESTLIIATSQPGELYITIVDNLGRIVYQNTTQGAETTLNLAHLKTGVYIVKTASEEGKTDIQRIVKR